Below is a genomic region from Isosphaeraceae bacterium EP7.
TGGAGGAGCGGGCGGGAGCGGAGAACGTCTCTCCGGCCATGCCCGATCACCCACACCGCGGGGCCTTGAACCGATGCGGCGAGCCTCATTCGGGACGATCCTCGCGGCCGCCTCCCTCATCGCGGTCGCCCGTGCGCAGGCCCCCGTCGGGATCGCCCCGGTGCTGACCACGATCCTCCCGCCGGGCGCCACACGAGGCGCCACGTTGGACTGGATCCTCTCGGGCCGTGGGCTGCCCAAGGCCGAAGACGCGAGGCTCATCATCTCCGGCGAAGGCATCGAGGTCACCTCGATCGAGCCGGCCGGCGAGGGGACGCTGAAGGCCTCGATCAGGGTGGCGGTAGGTGCGAAGCTCGGTGTGCGCGACGTCAGGATTCTCGGCCCCGAGGGGCTGTCGAACCTCCTGCCCATCGTGGTCGACACTCTGCCGCAGGTGGCCGAGGTTGAGCCCAATGACTCGATCGAAGGAGCGACGCCCATCGACCCGGAGAGTGTCGCAACGGGGACGATCCGGGCCAGGGACGTCGACCATTTCCGGGTCAGGGCAACCGCCGGCACCCGGCTCACGTTCGAGGTTCAGGCGCAGCGCGTGGGCTCGCCAATCACCCCCTTGCTCACCCTGCTCGGCCCCGGCGGCGTGGCCGTCGCGCAGGCCCGTGAAGGGCGAGGCGGCGATCGCGATTGTCGACTCTCCTTCGTGTTCCCCGACGACCGACCTTACTTCGTCCAGCTCCGCGACAACACCTATGGGGGTGGAGACGGCGTCGCCTATCGGCTCCGAATCACGAGGGCCCCGTTCTCCACCGCGGCCTTCCCGCTGGGCGGCCCAGGCGGCAAGCCACTCATCGTCGAGGTCTCGGGAGGAAGCCTGAGCGAGCCCGCAACCGCGACCGTCGACCTGCCCGACGACCCCGGCGCACTGGTCGATCCGGGGTCAATCGAGGTGCCCGGCGGGACGACCACGATCCCGCGCAGGCTGGTCGTCGGAGACGGCCCCGAGATCGTCGAGCCGACCGGCCTGGACGGCAAGAGTCCCCCCGTCCCGCTCGTGCCAGGCACCACGGCCAATGGTCGAATCGGTCGCGCCGGGGAGGTCGATCGCTATTCGCTCTCGATGCTCAAGGGAGCCCGTGCGCGGGTGAGTCTGCGGGCCGACGATCTCGGCTCTTGGCTCGACTCGGTCCTGTTCGTTCGAGGCCCCAAGGGTACGGTCGTCGCCGAGAATGACGATGCAGGGCCCGGGAGCCAGAATCGAGGCGGGGCCTTCTTCGGCATCGGCACGGGGGACACCGACAGCCGCCTTGCCTTCGAGGCCGATGCCGACGGCGACTACATCATCGAGGTGGCCGACCGGTACGGCGACGGCGGCCCCGAGTACGCCTACCGACTCTCCGTCGAGGACGACCGGCCCGACTTCGAGGTGACGCTGCTCATCGGCAGGACCGGCAACGGCAGGGCCGCAGACCCGGCGAAGGCGGCCAACGTCCCGCACCGCCCCGGGGCCTTCGGCGTCTTCAACCTGAGGCCCGGCTCGCAAACGCCCCTGAACTTCCTGGTCGTCGCGCGGGGCCGCCCGGGGCCCGTCGAGGTCCGCGCGGAAGGGCTGCCGCCGGGAGTGACCGCGGCGCCGTCCAGGGTCGACCTTCCCCGCCCCTTGAAGACTAGGGGGCCGATGGCGACGGCGGCCATACCGGTCGGCGGATCGATCGTGCTCAAAGTCGCCAACGACGCAAGGCCTGGATGGTCGGACGTCCGGATCGTGGCCACGGCACATCCAGATCCCCGGACGACCCTCCGACGCGTGGCCACGGCGACCCTGACACTTGACGCGTCGGACATCCAGGGGTCATCCAGGCCGGTGGTGCGGGTCGTGCGCGAGATCCCCTTGAATGTGCTCGGCCCGACATCGGACAAGTGACTCGACGTCGTCTTAATCGATAGGACCCGACGGCCGACGGTCATTGACGCGAGAATTCACCGATGTTGGACGCCGGGGATTGCCGAAGAGTAGGGAAGACACGGTCGAATAGTCCGGGCGCCTCAGGCGTCCAGAGGATATGTCGCGGGCGCTGTGATGCAGCTCTCCATATCCGGTCAGGGCGACTTCGATCCGACGATCGACGTGAGTCCGCCGCGTCGGCGGGCTTTCTTCCGCGATTTCTAAGGGCCGACGCGGCCTGTCCCGGGTCCAGACGCGACCGGGGCGGCCCTTTCCAGAGAGGTCCAGCGCGATGCATTGGCGAAGCCTGAGCCCGGTCCGGGCCTGCTCGGCCGCGGGCCTCCTTTTCCTGACCGCCAGCGGAGCCTTCGGCGACGAGCCGGCCGGGCCCGTGCCGAGCGCCGCCTCGCTGTCCGAGTCGGTTGACATCCTCAAGGCGCGTAAGTCGGGCGAGCTTCAGGTCGAAGTGCGAGGCCAGGGCGAAGGCCAGGTCAAGCTCTCGGTCAAGAATCTCGGCACGCGCCGGCTCAACGTCGTCCTCCCCCCCGGCCTGGTCGCGGCCTCCTCGACCGGTCAGGGCGGCATGCCCGGCGGCGGCGGCGGCAACCAGAGCATGGGCCTCGGCCCGGCGAACGGCGTCGCGGGCGCCTTTGGCCAGTTCCGCGGCACGGATGAGGGCGTCGGCTTCCGCAGCGTGGCCGCTGAGCCCAAGACCAGCGCGGCCGGGACGATCGTGGTGCCCTCCGGCCAGTCGGTCGACGTCTCGCTGCCGGCCGTCTGCCTGAACTTCGGCCTTGCCACCCCCAAGGCCAAGGACCGGCTCCAGCTGATGGATGTCGACGACTACTCCAACGACCCCCGCACCCGCAAGGCCCTCCGCAGCCTGGCCACCTACGGGTCGAGCTTCGGCGTCGCCCAGGCCGTCATGTGGAACGTCTGCAATGACCTCTCCTTCGACTCGATGGCCGAGAAGGGGGGCAAGCTGATCAACCGTCAGGAGGTCGCCCTGGCCTCCCGCTTCGTCGAGGCCGTCGACGCCGCCTCGGACCGCGACCTGATCGACCCGGCCTACCTGACCGAAGGTCGCCTGTTCGTCCGGGTCCGTGGCGAAGGGGCTGTTGCTAAGGACGCCAAGCGGCTCGAAGAGCAGCTCGACGGCCAGCGCATCTTCGGGCTCCCCGCCCGGGTCCTGACCGAAGAATCGACGGTGCCCGCCTCGTCGTCGGCCATCTACCTGACCGTCCAGCTCTCAGCGACCGCCAAGGGCCAGACCCGCGGCAAGGTCGCCGTGCACGCCGTCCTTGGACAGGGCAACGCCTCGTCGCTGGGCACGGTCTCGTTCTCCGAGCTGTCGGCACCTTCGGGCCTCGACGGTGCGACGCTGGCCGGTGCGATCGACCACGCGGTGGCCGCCGGGTTCGTCTCGGCCAAGCCGACCAAGAAGATTGAGGGGGGCACGGTGCTCCGCATCGAGAACCGCCTGCCGTTCACCATCGCCAGCCTCGACGTCAAGCCGACCGGCTCGTCGGGCAGCCCGACGGTGCACTTCGGCGGCGTCGGCGTCGGTGCTGGCCGCACCGGGACCGCCACGATCCAGGCCTCCGGCGGCACGGTCGAGCATGTCGAGCTGAACGGGCTCTGAGTTCCGTTGGGCCGATCTTTCGAGCCTCTCCGCGAC
It encodes:
- a CDS encoding PPC domain-containing protein; its protein translation is MRRASFGTILAAASLIAVARAQAPVGIAPVLTTILPPGATRGATLDWILSGRGLPKAEDARLIISGEGIEVTSIEPAGEGTLKASIRVAVGAKLGVRDVRILGPEGLSNLLPIVVDTLPQVAEVEPNDSIEGATPIDPESVATGTIRARDVDHFRVRATAGTRLTFEVQAQRVGSPITPLLTLLGPGGVAVAQAREGRGGDRDCRLSFVFPDDRPYFVQLRDNTYGGGDGVAYRLRITRAPFSTAAFPLGGPGGKPLIVEVSGGSLSEPATATVDLPDDPGALVDPGSIEVPGGTTTIPRRLVVGDGPEIVEPTGLDGKSPPVPLVPGTTANGRIGRAGEVDRYSLSMLKGARARVSLRADDLGSWLDSVLFVRGPKGTVVAENDDAGPGSQNRGGAFFGIGTGDTDSRLAFEADADGDYIIEVADRYGDGGPEYAYRLSVEDDRPDFEVTLLIGRTGNGRAADPAKAANVPHRPGAFGVFNLRPGSQTPLNFLVVARGRPGPVEVRAEGLPPGVTAAPSRVDLPRPLKTRGPMATAAIPVGGSIVLKVANDARPGWSDVRIVATAHPDPRTTLRRVATATLTLDASDIQGSSRPVVRVVREIPLNVLGPTSDK